The region CCAACAACAGGCCATTTGTCAAAAAACATGAATGCATGTAACATATTATAcatgcaacaacaacatcatgcaCAATCACCCACCATTATAGTCAATGTACACTATCAATATTGTTTATCATGCATCAAACACATATTATACAACTTAACAATATCAACATACaacataacaagcaacaacaatGCATTTAAGGTTATGTCACACCACAACATAAATATTATAATGCATTTCAACACCATTGCATAGAAAAATATGCATCTTCAGGTACTGAAACCAATTTAAAATGAAAGTACATGCTCTCAGTTTTTAGACGCTTCAAATGATACTCAAATCGGACACTCGAAAcaaaagttatgatcaaaactATGTTGGAACCCAAATCCGCCTAGCTGCGACGGGGCCAGGGGCTTCATGGCATCCGCCATGGACCTTCAAAATGCAGATTTTGTGTTTTTCCATCATTTGAGGCTTTCCAGACCTTCGATTTCGATTCGTAAAAACCTCCAATCTCAAAATTCGACATACTATAATTATTCAATTATTAAAACAACAAATTCACATTATGTCACAGATTGGCAACAACAAAATAATTCAATCCCATGTATTTCTTCGTGTAATCATGGATCAACAAGCCTACTTAATTATAACATTAGTTTCATCATTTTCAATCACCGGTTCATATCTTTTTCAACATAATACATGACATACATCAAAAACGAATCACACAACGTTGACATCATACAATCCAACCAAATTTTATGATTCCAATAACAATAATTACAATAATTCGTCATTCCAACATCAGTCACAACATCATCATACAACACACATACAATTCAACAAGTAATTGATCAATTCAACAATTACCAATTGTCACAATGATCATGTATATAGAGAAGAAGAGCATAAAACCTACATGGCATAATCTACCCACCATCATCATGTTAACCCTTAGATAATCAGAACCCCGCCCTTACCTTAGAGTTCCTAGCAATTGATTTTTTGAccttcaacaatggtgaattctcctcttgagccctgGCCCCTTTTTCTCCCTTTCTtagtttcttctcttttctcccaattGTCATGTGTTCTCTATTTCTCTCTCACTATCCCcttttctatttttattataaGTCTTATTATTATTACAAATCTCATTAAATagaataataaaaaataataataccTCTAATTAGTTTATCTAAATAATAATCACCtcttattattttattaacttattACTATTATCACTAATTTCCActtattaaataataataataataattataattataacccattcaattaactaattaaattaatatttaactaatattaattaattaactaaataatAACTAATATAATTAATTAGTTTTACTCACCACATCATCCTTTCTATACTTTTGCTCACACACTTCCCAATACTTTAATTTCTATAATTCTAAGGCAACTACCCCACACCAAGGGTAACACAAcacataaaaacaaaaataaacataATACAACCACAACTATCACATAGTTAAATCAcgaaaaaataatttaaataaaatcggggcgttacaactctctcccacttataatattttcgtcctcgaaaattacTTAATGCGAATAACTTTGGATACGATTCTCGCTTCTTGCTTTCCAACTCCCAAGTCACCTTTCCTCCGAAAGCGCCTCCCCACACTACCTTCACGAGAGTAATCTCTTTACCTCTCAATTGTTTCAGTTCTTGATCATCAATCCTTATAGGCAAAGCCTCAATTGTAAGGTTATTCCTCACCTGAACATCATCCATCAGAACCACATGTGACGGATCCGGAACATACCTCCGAAGTTGTGAAACATGAAACATATCATGTAGATTTGACAAATTCTGTGGGAACATCACTCTATAAGCAACGGGTCCAACTAGCCTGAATATCTGATACGGACCAATAAGTCGGGGAGTAAGCTTTTTTAACTTGAAAACATGTCCTACACCGGTCACCGGAGTGACTCTAAAAAAtacatggtctccctcttgaaactcaagaTCCTTTCTCCTCTTATTATGGTAGCTTTTCTGGGTATTTTGCGAATCTTTCACCTCCTCCCGAACAAGCTTCACCTTCTTAGTAGTTTGTTGGACAATCTCAGGTCCAAGCACTACACTCTCACCAGATTCATGCCAACACGAAGGTGTCTTGCACCTTCGACCATACAAGGCTTCAaaaggtgtcattccaatactagaATGGAAACCGTTATTATATGTGAACTCAATCAATGACAAATGACTTTCCCAAGCACCTCTTTGCTCGAGAACATAAGCTCTAAACAAGTCCTCTAATGACTGAACGGTCCTCTTTGTCTAACCATCAGTCTGCAGATGATAAGTTGAACTTAACCTCAACTTCGAACCCAAAGCTTCTTGCAAACTCTCCCAAAATCTGTaagtgaacctcagatctctataTGACACAATACTCGATGAACTCCATGCAACTTCACAATCACACGTATATATATCTCTGCCAACTTCTGCATAGAAAAACTTATGTTAATCGAAATAAAATGGGCTGAGTTTGTCAGTCTATCAACAATTACCCAAATGGCATCATGCCCTCTCAGAGTATTCGACACCCCCATCAAAAAATTTGTAGAAATGAtatcccatttccattctggaATATCCAATGGTTGCATCAACCCTGCAGGTTTATGATGTTCAACCTTTGACTTatgacaagtcaaacaagcataaacaaaCTGAGTCATATCTCGCTTCATTATAGACCACCAAAAGATCTTCTTCAGATCTTGATACATATTAGTAGCTCCTAGATGAATACTCAAGCTACTTCGATGACTTTCTTCTAAAATCATCTTCTTCAACTTAACTTTATCAGGAATCCAAGTTCTATCTCTGAACCTCAACACACCTTGTTCATCCACTTTGAAATAATTACTTTTAGTATGATTGCTTCCAACCATCAAGTCCACCAGCTTCACATCCAACATCTGACTCTTATTAATGTTATTAAGAAGATCATTATTGATCTTTAGCATACCCAACATCACACTTTGCGGTGTCAGCTCACAGACCAAACTCATGTCTTTGAACTATTCAATCATTTCCAACTCTCTAACCATCATAACAGACACATGCAAAGACTTCCAACTTAAAGCATCAGCCACGATATTCGCCTTATCGGGATGATAATTCAAgccaaagtcataatcctttaAGAATTCCAACCATCTGCCTTATCTCATATTTAATTCCCTCTGGTCAAACAAGTATTTCAAACCCTTATGATCACTAAACACTTC is a window of Lathyrus oleraceus cultivar Zhongwan6 chromosome 6, CAAS_Psat_ZW6_1.0, whole genome shotgun sequence DNA encoding:
- the LOC127095345 gene encoding uncharacterized protein LOC127095345 gives rise to the protein MSLVCELTPQSVMLGMLKINNDLLNNINKSQMLDVKLVDLMVGSNHTKSNYFKVDEQGVLRFRDRTWIPDKVKLKKMILEESHRSSLSIHLGATNMYQDLKKIFWWSIMKRDMTQFVYACLTCHKSKVEHHKPAGLMQPLDIPEWKWDIISTNFLMGVSNTLRGHDAIWTKRTVQSLEDLFRAYVLEQRGAWESHLSLIEFTYNNGFHSSIGMTPFEALYGRRCKTPSCWHESGESVVLGPEIVQQTTKKVKLVREEVKDSQNTQKSYHNKRRKDLEFQEGDHVFFRVTPVTGVGHVFKLKKLTPRLIGPYQIFRLVGPVAYRVMFPQNLSNLHDMFHVSQLRRYVPDPSHVVLMDDVQVRNNLTIEALPIRIDDQELKQLRGKEITLVKVVWGGAFGGKVTWELESKKRESYPKLFALICRILRLEVFTNRNRRSGKPQMMEKHKICILKVHGGCHEAPGPVAARRIWVPT